A stretch of the Oxyura jamaicensis isolate SHBP4307 breed ruddy duck chromosome 4, BPBGC_Ojam_1.0, whole genome shotgun sequence genome encodes the following:
- the CNGA2 gene encoding cyclic nucleotide-gated olfactory channel — MTAKSNGLHRSPAALSPCLPAPAGPDKDGTELSTSRTCSTQDEASSELQRGTTPAGGEQPAAPAFQGRRALARIVRLVLVLRDWASKSLHEEQQRPDPFLERFQGPELQMVAADASSDPEDEETEEKSKKKKWQIFVVDPAGDWYYRWLAVIAVPVLYNWCLLVARACFSDLQKTYIVLWLVLDYISDTIYIGDIVIRLRTGFLEQGLLVKDPKKLRDNYIHTLQFKLDVLSILPTDLAYFAVGLHRPELRFNRLLHFSRMFEFFDRTETRTSYPNIFRICNLVLYILVIIHWNACIYYAISKAIGFGEDSWVYPNVTDPEYGYLTREYVYCLYWSTLTLTTIGETPPPVRDEEYLFVIFDFLIGVLIFATIVGNVGSMISNMNATRAEFQAKIDAIKHYMQFRKVSKDMETKVIKWFDYLWTNKKAVDEREVLKNLPDKLRAEIAINVHLETLKKVRIFQDCEAGLLVELVLKLRPQVFSPGDYICRKGDIGKEMYIIKEGKLAVVADDGTTQYALLTAGGCFGEISILNIKGSKMGNRRTANIRSLGYSDLFCLSKEDLMEAVTEYPDAKKVLEERGREILTKEGLLDESAAEASMEGKSVEEKLDRLALNLDTLHTRFGRLLTEYNDAQMKLKQRITVLESQLRQQDLEDFFSDSSDSLP, encoded by the exons ATGACGGCCAAGAGCAATGGCCTGCACCGCTCCCCGGCCgccctcagcccctgcctgcctgccccagccggGCCTGACAAGGACGGGAcggagctcagcaccagcag GACCTGCTCCACCCAGGATGAGGCCTCCTCggagctgcagagagggacTACCCCGGCCGGGGGGGAGCAGCCGGCTGCCCCCGCTTTCCAAGGCAGGCGAGCTCTGGCCAG GATAGTGcggctggtgctggtgctgagggACTGGGCCAGCAAGAGCTTGCacgaggagcagcagaggcctGACCCCTTCCTCGAGCGCTTCCAGGGCCCGGAGCTCCAGATGGTGGCTGCAGATGCCAGCAGCGATCCAGAGGATGAGGAGACcgaggagaaaagcaaaaa GAAGAAATGGCAGATCTTTGTGGTAGACCCTGCGGGGGACTGGTATTACCGCTGGCTGGCTGTCATTGCTGTTCCTGTCCTCTATAACTGGTGCTTGCTGGTGGCCAG GGCTTGCTTCAGTGACCTACAGAAGACCTACATTGTCCTCTGGCTGGTGTTGGACTACATCTCAGACACTATCTACATAGGGGACATAGTGATCCGCCTGCGCACAG GCTTCTTGGAACAGGGCCTCCTGGTTAAGGACCCGAAGAAGTTACGGGATAACTACATCCACACCTTACAGTTCAAGCTGGATGTTCTCTCCATCCTGCCCACAGACCTGGCCTACTTTGCTGTGGGGTTGCATCGTCCTGAACTGCGATTCAACAGGCTGCTGCACTTCTCCCGCATGTTTGAGTTCTTTGACAGGACGGAGACCAGAACCAGCTACCCCAACATCTTCCGCATCTGCAACTTGGTTCTTTACATCCTAGTCATCATCCACTGGAATGCCTGCATTTATTATGCCATCTCCAAGGCCATAGGCTTTGGGGAGGACAGCTGGGTCTATCCCAATGTCACAGACCCCGAATACGGGTATCTCACCCGGGAGTATGTCTACTGTCTCTACTGGTCTACGCTGACTTTGACTACCATTGGAGAAACCCCGCCCCCTGTGCGTGATGAAGAATACCTTTTTGTGATCTTTGATTTCCTCATTGGTGTCCTCATCTTCGCCACCATTGTGGGGAACGTGGGATCCATGATATCCAATATGAACGCCACCAGGGCAGAGTTCCAGGCAAAAATTGATGCCATTAAACACTACATGCAGTTCCGCAAGGTGAGCAAAGACATGGAAACTAAAGTCATCAAGTGGTTTGACTACCTGTGGACAAACAAGAAGGCGGTAGATGAACGAGAAGTCCTCAAGAATCTCCCTGATAAGTTAAGGGCAGAGATTGCCATCAACGTTCACCTGGAGACACTGAAAAAGGTGAGGATTTTCCAGGACTGTGAGGCAGGTCTACTGGTGGAGCTGGTGCTGAAGCTTCGCCCTCAGGTGTTCAGCCCAGGGGATTACATTTGCCGTAAAGGAGATATCGGGAAAGAGATGTACATCATCAAGGAGGGGAAGCTGGCTGTGGTGGCGGATGATGGAACAACACAATATGCTTTGCTCACTGCGGGAGGCTGCTTTGGCGAGATCAGCATCCTCAACATTAAAGGGAGCAAAATGGGCAACAGGCGCACAGCCAACATCCGTAGCTTGGGCTACTCTGATCTTTTCTGCCTGTCAAAGGAAGATCTGATGGAAGCAGTCACAGAGTATCCTGATGCTAAAAAGGTCTTggaggagcggggccgggagaTCCTGACCAAGGAAGGGCTGCTGGATGAGTCAGCTGCAGAGGCAAGCATGGAAGGGAAGAGCGTGGAAGAGAAGCTGGACAGGCTGGCCTTGAACCTGGACACTCTTCACACCCGCTTCGGCCGGCTTCTGACAGAGTACAATGATGCCCAGATGAAGCTCAAGCAACGCATCACTGTTCTGGAGTCCCAGCTGAGGCAGCAGGATCTGGAGGACTTCTTCTCGGATAGCTCAGACAGTCTGCCTTAG